A single Nostoc sp. PCC 7107 DNA region contains:
- the ndk gene encoding nucleoside-diphosphate kinase, whose translation MERTFLAIKPDGVQRKLVGEIIRRFETKGFTLVGLKFLQVSRELAEQHYGVHRARPFFGSLVDFITSGPVVAMVWEGDGVIASARKIIGATNPLTAEPGTIRGDFGINIGRNLIHGSDAPETAQTEIALWFKDEELVNWQPHIFSWLHE comes from the coding sequence TTGGAACGCACATTTTTAGCTATTAAGCCTGATGGCGTACAACGTAAACTAGTTGGCGAAATTATCCGTCGGTTTGAAACTAAGGGTTTTACTCTGGTAGGGTTGAAGTTTCTCCAAGTGAGTCGAGAATTGGCTGAACAACATTATGGTGTTCACCGGGCAAGACCCTTTTTTGGTAGTCTAGTAGACTTTATCACTTCAGGCCCAGTTGTAGCGATGGTTTGGGAAGGGGATGGTGTAATTGCTTCTGCCAGAAAAATTATTGGCGCAACTAATCCCTTAACAGCAGAGCCAGGAACCATTCGTGGTGACTTTGGGATCAACATCGGACGCAACCTCATTCACGGTTCTGATGCTCCCGAAACTGCACAAACAGAAATTGCTCTGTGGTTTAAAGATGAAGAATTAGTCAATTGGCAACCACATATATTCTCTTGGTTGCACGAATAG